One Halichoerus grypus chromosome 1, mHalGry1.hap1.1, whole genome shotgun sequence genomic region harbors:
- the LOC118518928 gene encoding CD209 antigen-like protein C isoform X3: MAEMCDSKELGDPEEEMFGGQRVKKKYIGLLRSSRSLPGCLIRAQLPLLLLFISLGFFMLLVSTLVQVSRIHQSLQKEMWDHQESPSQVGVSQELTRSDLEEILQQLTWMNVTLAGLCRPCPWKWELFQGSCYFFSQTQNIWKDAISACQNLRAQLVIINSTEEQKFLKSWNTRNNQRTWIGLSDHHNEGSWKWVDNSPLQLSFWKEGEPNNHGDEDCVELYSDGWNDNRCSAENFWTCQKPLSPCPGS; this comes from the exons ATGGCAGAGATGTGTGACTCCAAGGAGCTAGGGGACCCCG AGGAGGAGATGTTTGGGGGCCAGAgagtaaagaagaaatacatCGGACTACTCAGGAGCTCAAGGAGCTTGCCAG GGTGTCTGATCCGGGCCCAATTGCCTCTGCTGCTTCTTTTCATCTCTTTGGGCTTCTTCATGCTCCTGGTGAGCACCCTGGTTCAAG TCTCCAGGATTCACCAATCCCTGCAGAAAGAGATGTGGGACCATCAGGAGAGCCCCAGCCAAG TGGGTGTTTCTCAGGAGCTGACACGCTCAGACCTGGAGGAGATCCTCCAGCAGCTGACCTGGATGAATGTCACCCTGG cTGGCCTCTGCCGCCCCTGTCCCTGGAAATGGGAACTCTTCCAGGGAAGCTGCTACTTCTTCTCCCAGACCCAGAACATCTGGAAAGATGCCATCTCCGCGTGTCAGAACTTGAGGGCCCAGCTGGTGATCATCAACAGTACTGAGGAGCAG AAATTTCTGAAGTCTTGGAATACGAGAAATAACCAGCGCACCTGGATCGGCCTCAGTGACCACCACAACGAGGGTTCCTGGAAATGGGTGGACAACTCTCCCCTGCAACTCAG CTTCTGGAAAGAAGGGGAACCCAACAACCACGGAGACGAGGACTGTGTAGAATTGTACAGCGATGGCTGGAATGATAACAGATGTAGTGCGGAAAACTTCTGGACGTGCCAGAAGCCCTTGTccccctgccctggatcctga
- the LOC118518928 gene encoding CD209 antigen-like protein C isoform X1 has product MAEMCDSKELGDPGEAEPPLRGDEEEMFGGQRVKKKYIGLLRSSRSLPGCLIRAQLPLLLLFISLGFFMLLVSTLVQVSRIHQSLQKEMWDHQESPSQVGVSQELTRSDLEEILQQLTWMNVTLAGLCRPCPWKWELFQGSCYFFSQTQNIWKDAISACQNLRAQLVIINSTEEQKFLKSWNTRNNQRTWIGLSDHHNEGSWKWVDNSPLQLSFWKEGEPNNHGDEDCVELYSDGWNDNRCSAENFWTCQKPLSPCPGS; this is encoded by the exons ATGGCAGAGATGTGTGACTCCAAGGAGCTAGGGGACCCCGGTGAGGCTGAGCCCCCACTCAGGGGTGATG AGGAGGAGATGTTTGGGGGCCAGAgagtaaagaagaaatacatCGGACTACTCAGGAGCTCAAGGAGCTTGCCAG GGTGTCTGATCCGGGCCCAATTGCCTCTGCTGCTTCTTTTCATCTCTTTGGGCTTCTTCATGCTCCTGGTGAGCACCCTGGTTCAAG TCTCCAGGATTCACCAATCCCTGCAGAAAGAGATGTGGGACCATCAGGAGAGCCCCAGCCAAG TGGGTGTTTCTCAGGAGCTGACACGCTCAGACCTGGAGGAGATCCTCCAGCAGCTGACCTGGATGAATGTCACCCTGG cTGGCCTCTGCCGCCCCTGTCCCTGGAAATGGGAACTCTTCCAGGGAAGCTGCTACTTCTTCTCCCAGACCCAGAACATCTGGAAAGATGCCATCTCCGCGTGTCAGAACTTGAGGGCCCAGCTGGTGATCATCAACAGTACTGAGGAGCAG AAATTTCTGAAGTCTTGGAATACGAGAAATAACCAGCGCACCTGGATCGGCCTCAGTGACCACCACAACGAGGGTTCCTGGAAATGGGTGGACAACTCTCCCCTGCAACTCAG CTTCTGGAAAGAAGGGGAACCCAACAACCACGGAGACGAGGACTGTGTAGAATTGTACAGCGATGGCTGGAATGATAACAGATGTAGTGCGGAAAACTTCTGGACGTGCCAGAAGCCCTTGTccccctgccctggatcctga
- the LOC118518928 gene encoding CD209 antigen-like protein C isoform X2, whose translation MPFFLEQQCPGRANAQEEEMFGGQRVKKKYIGLLRSSRSLPGCLIRAQLPLLLLFISLGFFMLLVSTLVQVSRIHQSLQKEMWDHQESPSQVGVSQELTRSDLEEILQQLTWMNVTLAGLCRPCPWKWELFQGSCYFFSQTQNIWKDAISACQNLRAQLVIINSTEEQKFLKSWNTRNNQRTWIGLSDHHNEGSWKWVDNSPLQLSFWKEGEPNNHGDEDCVELYSDGWNDNRCSAENFWTCQKPLSPCPGS comes from the exons AGGAGGAGATGTTTGGGGGCCAGAgagtaaagaagaaatacatCGGACTACTCAGGAGCTCAAGGAGCTTGCCAG GGTGTCTGATCCGGGCCCAATTGCCTCTGCTGCTTCTTTTCATCTCTTTGGGCTTCTTCATGCTCCTGGTGAGCACCCTGGTTCAAG TCTCCAGGATTCACCAATCCCTGCAGAAAGAGATGTGGGACCATCAGGAGAGCCCCAGCCAAG TGGGTGTTTCTCAGGAGCTGACACGCTCAGACCTGGAGGAGATCCTCCAGCAGCTGACCTGGATGAATGTCACCCTGG cTGGCCTCTGCCGCCCCTGTCCCTGGAAATGGGAACTCTTCCAGGGAAGCTGCTACTTCTTCTCCCAGACCCAGAACATCTGGAAAGATGCCATCTCCGCGTGTCAGAACTTGAGGGCCCAGCTGGTGATCATCAACAGTACTGAGGAGCAG AAATTTCTGAAGTCTTGGAATACGAGAAATAACCAGCGCACCTGGATCGGCCTCAGTGACCACCACAACGAGGGTTCCTGGAAATGGGTGGACAACTCTCCCCTGCAACTCAG CTTCTGGAAAGAAGGGGAACCCAACAACCACGGAGACGAGGACTGTGTAGAATTGTACAGCGATGGCTGGAATGATAACAGATGTAGTGCGGAAAACTTCTGGACGTGCCAGAAGCCCTTGTccccctgccctggatcctga